A section of the Nitrospirota bacterium genome encodes:
- a CDS encoding Uma2 family endonuclease, protein METLEKDFDLTEIINGEEIMGPSPFGKHQLIAANLYGVLYQHVKQNEAGRVFFSPLDVIFEEGINRLQPDILFIKKENMAIFQDWVRGVPDLIIEIVSTGTYNRDTSIKKKIYEKYRVPEYWIVIPQLQIIEVFTIVNGRYEQFCIAELEGSVTSKVIEGLTVNVRDIFE, encoded by the coding sequence ATGGAAACACTTGAAAAAGATTTTGATTTAACGGAAATCATAAACGGAGAGGAAATCATGGGGCCGAGCCCATTTGGAAAGCATCAACTGATAGCTGCTAACCTTTATGGTGTGTTGTATCAGCATGTCAAACAAAACGAGGCAGGCAGGGTGTTTTTTTCTCCGCTTGATGTGATCTTTGAGGAGGGGATAAATCGTCTTCAGCCTGATATTTTGTTTATCAAAAAAGAGAACATGGCAATATTTCAGGACTGGGTAAGAGGCGTGCCTGATCTGATCATAGAAATCGTTTCAACGGGAACTTATAACAGAGACACCAGTATTAAGAAAAAAATATATGAGAAATACAGAGTGCCGGAGTATTGGATAGTGATACCTCAATTGCAAATCATAGAGGTCTTTACCATCGTAAACGGCAGGTACGAGCAGTTTTGCATTGCAGAGCTTGAGGGCTCTGTTACCTCTAAAGTCATAGAAGGACTTACTGTAAACGTCAGAGATATTTTCGAGTAG
- the tig gene encoding trigger factor, with amino-acid sequence MESVVEDISVTKKRLTIEASASEVEGEVVKSLNEVRMKSRLPGFRPGKAPLSLIEKKYRKDVESDVVERLVTTYYNDALKSAKLRALTQPVVESRNYESRGGIKLVVSFEVRPPIEGLSYEGLPLTAVKATVSDEEMEIYLKRIAVNKATYTPVDHPIELEDLVVADYVTTDDGKAYDDQFIKIGAGVFPDEFYKALIGKSKGDTAEVKVAFPETYPNQELKGREVDLKVTIKEVKALSTPEIDDELAKDYGFDDLQSLKKTAGENLLTVKTDRAQKEEKAQLIKALIDKYDFELPETLLKEEIDAIVKQARTVEAYKDVTDEQLKEKFNTDAVNNVKTMVLMDAIGELENINVTEDEMRERILMLAESSSMSPEALMQYFNYRDGSLDGIRYTIFREKVVDAIHKKAKVTEEES; translated from the coding sequence ATGGAGAGCGTTGTAGAGGATATTTCAGTTACAAAAAAGAGGTTAACCATAGAGGCGTCGGCCTCTGAGGTTGAGGGTGAGGTCGTAAAGTCACTAAATGAGGTCAGGATGAAATCAAGACTTCCCGGATTTCGCCCCGGCAAAGCACCTCTTTCACTGATAGAGAAAAAGTACAGAAAAGACGTAGAATCGGATGTTGTTGAGAGGCTCGTAACGACTTACTATAACGATGCCCTTAAGAGCGCAAAGCTGCGAGCACTCACTCAACCTGTTGTTGAAAGCCGCAACTATGAAAGCAGAGGCGGCATTAAACTGGTGGTAAGCTTTGAAGTGCGCCCACCTATTGAGGGACTTAGTTACGAGGGATTGCCTCTAACGGCGGTTAAGGCTACGGTCTCCGATGAGGAGATGGAAATCTATCTCAAACGCATTGCGGTAAATAAGGCAACCTACACTCCGGTGGATCACCCGATAGAGCTTGAGGACCTTGTTGTGGCAGACTATGTTACTACTGATGACGGTAAGGCCTATGACGACCAGTTTATAAAAATTGGAGCAGGGGTGTTTCCTGATGAGTTTTATAAGGCTCTGATTGGAAAAAGTAAGGGGGATACAGCAGAGGTTAAAGTTGCTTTTCCTGAAACTTATCCAAATCAGGAACTAAAGGGCAGAGAGGTTGACCTGAAAGTTACAATCAAAGAAGTTAAGGCTCTTTCCACACCTGAGATAGATGACGAGTTAGCTAAGGATTATGGTTTTGACGACCTGCAATCACTAAAAAAGACGGCTGGCGAAAACCTGCTTACCGTAAAAACTGACCGTGCCCAGAAAGAAGAAAAAGCGCAGCTGATTAAGGCTCTGATTGATAAATATGATTTTGAGCTTCCCGAGACACTGTTGAAAGAAGAGATAGACGCTATAGTCAAACAAGCCAGAACAGTTGAAGCGTACAAAGATGTCACGGACGAACAGCTTAAGGAAAAATTTAATACCGATGCTGTAAATAATGTAAAAACCATGGTGCTCATGGACGCAATCGGAGAGCTTGAAAATATAAACGTAACAGAGGACGAGATGAGAGAGCGGATACTGATGCTTGCCGAGTCATCCTCAATGAGCCCTGAGGCACTGATGCAGTATTTCAATTACAGGGACGGTTCCCTTGATGGGATACGCTACACCATATTCAGAGAAAAAGTTGTAGATGCCATCCACAAAAAGGCTAAAGTCACAGAGGAGGAAAGTTAA
- the clpP gene encoding ATP-dependent Clp endopeptidase proteolytic subunit ClpP — translation MPFIPMVIEQTGRGERAYDIYSRLLKDRIVFLGTAVDDNVANSIIAQMLFLQTEDPEKDIHLYINSPGGVVTSGLAIYDTMQYVRPDIATYCTGQAASMGALLLAAGAKGKRFALPNSRILIHQPMGGFSGQATDIEIHAREILKIRESLNHILVHHTGQPLEKISNDTERDYFMSSEEAKTYGLVDEVIMSIKSTEKA, via the coding sequence ATGCCCTTTATCCCTATGGTAATAGAGCAAACAGGCCGGGGCGAGCGGGCTTACGACATATATTCAAGACTGCTTAAGGACAGAATCGTTTTTCTTGGTACGGCGGTGGACGATAACGTAGCAAACAGTATAATAGCCCAAATGCTGTTTTTACAGACGGAGGACCCGGAAAAGGACATCCACCTGTATATAAACTCTCCTGGCGGGGTTGTGACCTCAGGACTTGCTATCTATGACACCATGCAGTATGTAAGACCAGACATTGCCACGTACTGCACAGGGCAGGCAGCAAGCATGGGTGCGCTACTGCTTGCAGCTGGAGCTAAGGGCAAACGCTTTGCCCTTCCCAACTCACGAATACTCATACATCAGCCAATGGGTGGCTTTAGCGGACAGGCTACAGATATTGAGATTCATGCACGGGAAATTTTAAAAATAAGAGAGAGCCTCAATCACATACTGGTTCACCACACAGGCCAGCCTCTGGAAAAAATCAGCAATGATACGGAACGCGACTATTTTATGTCCTCTGAGGAGGCTAAGACGTATGGACTTGTCGATGAGGTGATAATGTCCATAAAATCAACAGAAAAGGCTTAG